From the Carassius auratus strain Wakin chromosome 36, ASM336829v1, whole genome shotgun sequence genome, the window attatagttttaagagttttgtgtttttggcatttatgttaatttttgtttttatataaaaactatttttttctgttatttcagTTATTACTAGTTATTtccagttgtgtttttgtcatttttatttttaaattttgtttttaaaatattcgtATTTTAGTTACTTTTAGACCAGTTAATTTTTAATTGgttctatttgtatttatttatttgtgttggtattttttattattattattttattttatatcatttttgttacagttcagattttttaatttttttgtcatttttattcgtttttttttccagttattttcagtttcagtaattttgtttgtttttcttttttttatttgattacaacttttgtatatttttttcagtttgtcaTTGTGTTGtggtttttgtcatttaattttttttttttttttcagtttcaatttttttccagttttagtttaagtaatttagtttttcttttgtcattttgtttttttaaatataaaaaaaatagatatttttatatcagttaagAGAGTTATTTTCAGTTCAActtgtaatgtaaataatgtaattattttaataattagatttcagttaataattgtaaatgtagTTGTAGTTCGTTCGGTGCTCTGCAGGACTGGAGCAGGATCTGGATCTGGTTTAAAGTTCTCTCTTCTGTCTCAGAGTGACGCTAGCTTCAGCACAGCAGCATCAATGGCGCGTCTGTTAGCTCTGTTAGAAGCTGCCAAGAGCTTCCTGTGTCCCTCATCACTGCAGCAACAGAGAGAACGGACGCTCATTTTAATGCAACAACAGCCTCAAActgctcttgtgtgtgtgtgtgtgtgtgtgtttcaggccgGATCACGGACGCTCTGGCGCAGCAGCACACACATCTGAACATCGTGGGTCTGGTGGGATCCATCGATAATGATTTCTGTGGAACAGACATGACGATCGGAGCTGATTCTGCTCTGCATCGCATCATGGAAGTTATTGATGCAATCAGCACCACGGCACAgaggtctcacacacacacacacacacacacacacacacactttgaaagTCACTGCAGCTTCACATTTGTGCTTgagctgagcagaagagactgtgACATGCATCTCACTcgtgtgtttgttgttttcagtcATCAGAGGACGTTTGTGCTGGAGGTGATGGGACGACACTGTGGGTACGTCACGAGCGCTGAGCTCTACCTTCTCAAACACTCTATTCTTCAACAAAGGGTCTGGTCTGATCTGGTCTGATCCGATCTGGTCTGGTTCGATCCGGTCTGGTCTGGTCTGATCCGATCCGATCTGATCCGGTCTGGTCTGGTCTGATCCGGTCTGGTCCGATCTGATCCGGTCTGGTCTGATCCGGTCTGGTCCGATCCGGTCTGGTCCGATCTGATCCGGTCTGTTTCTGATCCGGTCTGGTCTGGTCTGATCCGGTCTGGTCTGATCCGGTCTGGTCCGATCTGATCCGGTCTGTTTCTGATCCGGTCTGGTCTGGTCTGATCCGGTCTGGTCCGATCTGATCCGGTCTGGTCCGATCCGGTCTGGTCCGATCTGATCCGGTCTGTTTCTGATCCGGTCTGGTCTGATCCGGTCCGATCTGATCCGGTCTGATCCGGTCTGGTCTGATccggtctggtctggtctggtcctGCAGGTATCTGGCGGTGGTGTCTGCTCTGGCGTCTGGTGCTGACTGGCTCTTCATCCCCGAGGCTCCTCCGGAGGACGGATGGGAGGATCACATGTGCGCTCGACTCGGAGAGGTGAGAGATTTGGAGGTTTCTGCACAGTTAGGTCATAATGTTGTGATTATGTTAATATGGCTATACATTtttcttataaataataataatcattattatcataaatattgCGGTTGCTGTATAAAATATTACgattattaaataaaaccaaaataagaaTTATTACTGTGGCACAGAACCTGCACAATTTCCCAAACTTCTGTGATTTATATCAGTATAACTAtatgataataaaaattatatgaaaaatgatttttttattattattgttagtattattattaaatatattaattattgtgtGTATGATTATATCAGTTTGAGTATAaaacaataatgtaataataataataatagtatttgagttatgattatattataaaaaacaaattgattaaagatatttaatataatatttaactgtaaaaaaaacttaaagtattaagtaaaagaaagtaaataaaaaaataatataataattttgttattataataattgtcatttaattttttaaacgtTAAACcattgaacttttattttgacagaaaacTGCAGGGAGCCCTTAAAGTATGGAAGGCattttctgccaaatttaaataaataaattaaatgattaaaatgaaaattaaaaccagattaacgatttcattacagaaaactacgcaaaatatgtgacaaaattgagaatgatttcattttcacagttatatccctgtcaaattgaaatataaaatgcaattggtgatttcacatttgattttcaatacagtctcgaggcaagactgccaatattaaaatgaaaagccaaacgtgaaaaataaactacaaatgcagtttttacaaagctctttattaacgctcacgcaataatggtgacacttcaaatttaaatgtaaattttacttttcattttaactcctcttttatttttttcgttttcattttcaaagacaacCTGCATGCAAATTATATGTTAATGAGTGGGTGTGGCTCAATTACGCTGTTTCGTGGAGGAGCTCAAATGGCGGTTATGGCCACTAGCAGCAGAAATAAACCAGCTAGCAAACATTTCGGATGATGATGACTTCATTTTGCTACGAGTTGAATCTATATTGGATACAATTGGACATTTTGCAGCCGTCACAAACTCCGATGTCGATCCTCGAGTTATAATAGTCTTAGTGAGGTTGTGCATTTTCCGGGGAGTCTCGTCGGCCAGTTTGGTAAAActggcaagatattcacagattcgacttttccggatcaataactcgcgagcaaaacgtttttggtacacgaattatgcctctttttactcgtagtgatgtagtaaacgagctacaagcgagtttgcctgaaacaagctttcctccgctctgtacaaaatacgttgatctcaatgcgctggcgtctgagagacgagtcctaagggaccgtctgcaaagtgcgaaacgcgaaaaaggttactaataaaatactcaataacttcacagtaacacactgtagtgtcaccaaattcagttcacacatcactgctctcctgctgcttatactacaactttcattttgaaagtaattgctttggcacatttgttattactttttattaagaaaaaggtaaataactttactgtaacacactgtacattctttaaaatcagatcacacatcactgctctcctgctggttatactacaacactcaaattgaaaattattgctttgacaattttttttatgatttttttaattattaaaaatagttaataactttactgcaCTGTATATTCATCAAacttttattagtgtttttattatcaaaacaagtgctgtagtataaccagcaggagagccgtaatgtgtgaactgaatttggtgaaagtacagtgtgttacagtaaagttattaactgttttgcataaaaaatcataaaaaatgtgccaaagcaattgcattcaaaatgaaagttgtagtataaccagcaggagagcagtgatgtgtgaactgaatttggttgaaatacagtgggttacagtaaagttattaactattatgttcaataatggtgactttattaactattttccataataaaaatcataaaaatgtgccaacgcaattactttcaaaattaaagttgtaGCATAACCAGTAGGAGAACCgttatgtgtgaactgaatttggtggaaggaCAGTgcattacagtacatttattaactattgttcataattaaaaaaaaaatcatcaaaagtCTGCCAAAGTAAttccttttaaaatcaaagttgtggTATAaacagcagtagagcagtgatgtgtgaactgaatttggtggaagtacggtgtgttacagtaaagttattaactattatgttcaataacaggtgaagtaattaattattttaaataataaaaaatcataaaaaatttgcaaaagcaaATACTTTCGAAaagagtgttgtagtataaccagtaggagagcagtgatgtgtgaactgaatttggtgaaagtacagtgtgttacagtaacgttGTTGacgttttcataattaaaaaaaatcgtaaaattgtgcaaaagcaactatttttaaaaccaacattgtagtataagcagcaggagagcagtgatgtgtgaactgaatttggtgatactacagtgtgttactgtgaagttgttgagtattttattagtaacctttttcgcgtttcgcactttgcagacggtcccttaggactcgtctctcagacgccagcgcattgagatcaacgtattttgtacagagcggaggaaagcttgtttcaggcaaactcgcttgtagctcgtttactacatcactacgagtaaaaagaggcataattcgtgtaccaaaaacgttttgctcgcgagttattgatccggaaaagtcgaatctgtgaatatcttgccagTTTTACCAAACTGGCCGACGAGACTCCCCGGAAAATGCACAACCTCACTAAGACTATTATAACTCGAGGATCGACATCGGAGTTTGTGACGGCTGCAAAATGTCCAAGTGTATCCAATATAGATTCAACTCGTAGCAAAATGAAGTCATCATCATCCGAAATGTTTGCTAGCTGGTTTATTTCTGCTGCTAGTGGCCATAACCGCCATTTGAGCTCCTCCACGAAACAGCGTAATTGAGCCACACCCACTCATTAACATATAATTTGCATGCAGgttgtctttgaaaatgaaaacgaaaaaaataaaagaggagttaaaatgaaaagtaaaatttacatttaaatttgaagtgtcaccattattgcgtgagcgttaataaagagctttgtaaaaactgcatttgtagtttatttttcacgtttggcttttcattttaatattggcagtcttgcctcgagactgtattgaaaatcaaatgtgaaatcaccaattgcattttatatttcaatttgacagggatataactgtgaaaatgaaatcattctcaattttgtcacatattttgcgtagttttctgtaatgaaatcgttattttggttttaattttcattttaatcatttaatttatttatttaaatttggcagaaaatGCCTTCCATATTAAAGTGTGTAGATAAGCAGCGCATTAATCAAGCCATAGCACTAATTCTGTTGATATTTGGGTTTTTTATGAAGTCCCTTgtcttctgtctctctgtgtgtgtgtgtgtgtgtgtgtgtctgcagagcCGCAGTAAAGGCTCTCGTCTGAACATCGTGATCATCGCAGAAGGAGCCATCGACAAACACGGCCAGCTCATCTCCTCCAACTACGTCAAAGACGTGAGACTCTCCTGGAGCTGTTTGTCAGATCTGAGATGATCCGAGGCTgctgttcactgtgtgtgtgtgtgtgtgtgtgtgtgtgtgcagctggtgGTGCAGCGGTTGGGCTACGACACGCGGGTCACTGTCCTGGGTCACGTCCAGAGAGGAGGAACGCCGTCCGCCTTCGATCGAGTCCTGGTGAGTGCAtcatgagatgagatgagatgagatgaggaaTGGATTGTGTTTAGTGCTATGCTATTTTAGTTTTATGCTATGTGTGATTCTCTGGATTCTTATTtgctttgtaaaatgtaaaaaaagcaaaaagtggaattaaaataatattcagaaatgttatgCTGGCATTTGGTCACCTGCTCTCTCAATAccaatactgtgtgtgtgtgtgtgtgtgtgtgtgtgtgtgtgtgtgtgtctctctctctctctgtgtgtgtgtgtgtctctgtctctctctctgtgtgtgtgtgtgtgtgtgtgtgtgtgtgtagagcagtAAGATGGGTGTGGAGGCCGTGGTGGCTCTGCTGGAGGCGACTCCGGAGACGTCTGCGTGTGTGATCGGTCTGTCTGGGAATCACGCCATGCGTCTGCCGCTCATGGAGTGTGTGAACATGGTGAGTCCCTCAACACGTGACCTTTGACCCCCAGCCCGCTCACGCTCTGGCCGGCGTCTGATACAGAGGATCCTGATGTAGCtttgcttctgtgtgtgtgtgtagacgaAAGAGGTTCAGAAAGCCATGAACGAGAAGAGGTTTGAAGAGGCCATTCAGCTGCGGGGCAAGTGAGTCTCCTTCAGTGTgttcgttcgttcgttcgttcgttcgttcgttGTTAATGAATCTTTGAAATGATTCACCAATGGATAATCCATTACAGGAGTTTTGAGAACAACTGGAACACGTACAAGCTCTTAGCTCATCAGAAACCAGCTCAGTCCAAGGTGCCAAACACACCGTACTTCCCTTCTCTCTTGTCTTTAATCATAATGAGTGTCTCTGGTGTTTAGTATCCTGAAGAATATTAAATCTTGCATCATGTTTTAGAGTAATCACTCGATGGCGATCCTGAACGTCGGCGCTCCGGCTGCTGGGATGAATGCTGCGGTGAGATCCGCGGTTCGAGTGGGACTCGCTCAGGGTCACAGGGTTTACACCGTCCATGACGGCTTCGAGGGTCTGGCCAAAGACGCGGTGAGACCCgctgacacgtgtgtgtgtgtgtgtgtgtgtgtgagaggcttCTCTGAGCTCTGCTTCACTCCTGCAGGTCACTGAGGTTCACTGGCATGATGTGGCTGGATGGACGGGGCAGGGAGGATCTCTGCTGGGCACCAAACGGTCAGTTCTGGACATCATGAGCCTCGAGCTGCACATCAGTTTATCCACAATGATGTCTTTGTCCTAATCACACAACACGTGCTGCAAGACGTTTCAGAAATTGCTTGGTTTCTGTGTCCGCTCTGTTAGTTgatttagccccgcccacactaCGGTCTCATTGGTCCATCTCACTCCTCGTATTTGCATATTAAACACATTCTGACGCATAGCTGAGATTCTGTTGCTTCACGAAACACTTTCACTTTAAGTTTGAAGAGATCTAATACTGTTTAAACATGCCTTCAAATGATTACTCTgtggttttcatttcatttttagttaGTTATTAACAGAGTTACTATAGTGAAgtaaagctaaaattaaaaccaataaaaatctaatatCTTTCATTACTAGGaataaaatgttaactgaaatggaatgtttttaataaataatttcaggCGGTTGAGCAGGTAACATTTGTTTAGTTTAGCTTGAGTTACTAAAACTGAAgtagaaatgaataaaaactaaaatgtagacagaataaaaaaatggaaaaactacttatgatgaaaaaaataaatattaaaacaataaatatgaaatgttatatataatataaattctttttttcattttaatgaaagtaaaatgtgttttatattgtcATTAAACCACTTTTAAACAGATGTTTTTCAGTGGTtggaaatgcttttatttattaatttattcatgcattcgtttgtgtatttatatttgcCCAGAACTCTTCCCAACTCCTGCATGGAGAACATTGTGGCCAATATCGGCAAATACaacatacagtcactgctggtgATTGGTGGATTTGAGGTACAGAGAGTTGAATGTTAGAGTGTGcatgcttctgtgtgtgtgagtgaaagtgtaatgaaagagtgtgtgtgtgtgtgtgtgtattaacccGGTGTGTGTCTCCTGCAGGCGTATGAGGGAGTTCTGCAGCTGGTTGAGGCTCGAGGCCGCTATGATGAACTGTGCATCGCCATGTGTGTGATTCCTGCCACCATCAGCAACAACGTCCCGGGCACAGACTTCAGTTTGGGAGCAGACACGGCTGTGAACGCCGCGATGGAGGCGAGACACACTCTCTGACACACACCTGATCACGGGTCAGTCCTGAGTCTGATAGCAGCTTTCTGTCTGTCTCCTCAGAGCTGCGACAAGATCAAGCAGTCTGCGTCTGGAACCAAACGCCGCGTCTTCATCGTGGAGACCATGGGAGGATACTGCGGTTACCTAGCAACCACCACCGGCATCGCCGTGGGAGCAGACGCCGTCTACATCTATGAGGAGCCGTTCAGCATCCACGAGCTGGAGGCAAGACCACAACCACAGAGTCTCCTCTTATCATTAATGCAGTAACaataatgtaaatcatctgttaaagtgtaatttatttctgtgatgctccgctgtattttcagcatcattcctccagtcttcagtgtcacatgatcttcagaaatcatgaaaatatgatgatttactgctcaagaaacatttctgattattatcaatgttgtgctgTTTCCTCTCAGATGAACGTGGAGCATCTGACGGAGAAAATGAAGAATGATATTCAGAGGGGACTAGTGTTGAGGTAAAACATCCCACAATGCATCACTGTGAGGGTATTCAGGATGTGGCTCTGTGCTTCGTGCAGCTGTGGTTCACTAATAGTGGTCTTCTCTGCAGGAATGAGAAGTGTAACAACAACTACACCACCGACTTCATCCACAATCTGTACTCCGCCGAGGGCAAAGGCATCTTCGACTGCAGGGTCAATGTTCTGGGTCACCTGCAGCAGGTGAGACGCCCGTCTAGTGATCATGTGACCAGCGCCCCGACCAATCAGACGCTCCCGTGGAGTTAGAAGTTCATCAGTGAGTCacgtgttattttgtgtgttcagGGCGGCGTTCCCACTCCATTTGACAGGAACTTTGGCACTAAAATGGGTGTGAAGTCGGTTCTGTGGCTCACGGAGAAGATGAACAACACGTACAGACAGGGTGAGACACATTCACTCTACAACGTGAATTAAAGCTgagataaaatacaattattgaaTTAGAAACACacctaaaactaaaatttactaAAACTACAAGTGAAATAAGtgtaaataggaaaataacaTGAAGATAAAAGCATATTGTAAAAATACTACAATTGAAATGTGTATAAAAATGAGttgaatagaaatataaaaaaagataaaacctgaaaaaatatgtaaaactgagaaaaatataaatgaaagttaaatgtttttaaaaattaaaaagaaagcacAAATTACTagaacttaaactgaaataaatatcacTTAAagctacgtatataaaaaaaataataaaaatgataaaaaaacataacagattaactaaaactgaaaaatataaataaaagctatataaaaatgtttttaaataataaaaatgataaatgtacaTACCAAAAATACTAGAgctaaacctgaaataaatatcaaataaagctaaatataaatattaaaaacatgaaacacattaactaaaattttaactgagaaaaatataaacaaaaatattaagaactaaaataaaatgttaataaaataaagagaaaaatacaatagaaatattagctaaatagaaatatttcaaaaattcTTAAACAACCTTACaagctaaaactgaaaaaatcgaattgaaagataaatatatatatttttaatataaaaatgatacaaaaacataaaattactagaacttaaactgaaatgaaagaaatattaaaaactaataaaaatgatacgAGCATGAAACTTAtttactaaaactgaattaaatataaatgaatatacaaaaaaactaaaaatgataaaagcacaacaaaactactaaaacgtaaactaaaatgaaaactaaaaatattcttttaaaatattcttaaatattatgACAGTAAAAATAAATCCCGCTGTTTAAAATATAATCCAATGAATGTGTATAATCCAGAATTAACTGGTGTTTTTTGCAGATGGATTTCTGTAACAAATATGAATCTTTTCTGGATAAGTGTAACGATAGACAAATGTTCTTGGATCTGATGTAATGTCTGTGAATGGCAGGCCGTGTGTTTGCGAACGCTCCAGACACCGCTTGTGTGATCGGCATGAAGAAGAAAGTGATGTCCTTCAGCCCCGTCACCGAACTCAAAGCACACACCGACTTCGAGTAAGAGTCACATGACTCGCCTCATCAATAATTAACCACAGCCAGGAGCTCATTATAATACCACTTTATGTTCAGAATCATATAATGGCtatgtttgaaaataattatataactaaTGCTCACAAATGTTTCAGaaagaagcctcttctgctcatcaagttagtgtaatttatttctgtgatgctccgctgtattttcagcatcattcatcattttatccttgatgaataaaactaGTACTTCGTCAGCATACCACAaagatttgtgaagatcatgtgacactgaagactggaggaatgatgctgaaaatacagcggagcatcacagaaatacattacactttaacacagattcacacagaacacagatgacttacattacaataatatttttctatttttacagaatttttgattaaataaatgagcCGAAGAGGCTTGTTTCTAACACACTTCTCCATCAGAcgctgagctgtgtgtgtgtgtgtgtgtgtgtgtgtgtgtgtgtgcgcagacACCGGATGCCGAAGGAGCAGTGGTGGCTGAACCTGCGTCCCATGCTCAAGATGTTGGCCAAATATCAGACCAATTTCAACGAGTACGTGACGGGCGAGATCGAACATGTGACGCGCCGCTCGCTCAGCGTGGAGACCGGCTTCTGaacatctccctctctctctctgtctctctctctctctctctctctgtgtgtgtctctctctctctctctctctgtgtctctctctctctctgtctctctctctctgtctctctgtgtctctctctctctctctctctctctctctctctctctctgtgtctctctctctctctctctccagaagAGTCATTAACCCTCGAAACACCTGAGCCAGTCATTAAACACACAGTTATTAACACACTGACATTCATGAGCAAAAGTGACAGAACAGATGTTGTGTTCGTGCCTTTGTCTTCTGTCTATTCCTTTTTCTGTTGTAATATTCCCGTCACATTATGTCCATCTTTATATTTTGAGTTTGTGTACAAGAATCTTTTACTCTctaattaatttagtttgtttgcatgtttgtacTGAATTATTGTGCTTCTCCGAACTGACCTGTAGAAATGCTGCCCTTTTTTACCCTGAGTTCATGTTTACAgatgaatataataaattaaagatgTGCTTCAGTGATTAATAAAACGAGAGATTTCCTGCTGATTAACAATTAGTGGTTTTATTTTGAATGGGAATTATATTGCTTAAGCAGCGTCATAGAGACAAcgtgttaaattattttatacattttaaatatttatttgtacattataaatataatctaATAGGTTAGAtaagcgtatatatatatatatatatatatatatatatatatatatatatatatatatatatatatatatatatatattacatcatataattattttattatataatatgaattgtatAAAGGTAAATAATACTAGTAATAATACTAGTAGTAAATTtaacaatatacaatatgtaAGTAATGctactaattatatatatgtgcatagtttaaacttgaatttattattaatgtttttttgttttaactgaAGCAACATAAAGCCatagacaaaattattttatgaattataaatgattcatttttatattttattaaaatagttattttataaaatatttttttatatgaataatacttgtaatattactatatatatatatatatatatatatatatatatatatatatatatataatgaagttaaattatttttattaatatttgtaattatgctTTTACTAAaccattataaattaataaagagaaaacatgCCTTTTagttattgattattttaattataattaaattaagttatttgACACATAATACTATGATCAATtcaattctattattattttattaaaaaaatataatttaaaatgaatatgtattcatttaatattgtttataagTGATTTAagtttaagtaaataataaataacacaatatatAGTCATTATGTTATTCATGCACACAAATAAGTTaacttgttattattataatgataattattattattaagagtgTTCTGTGCGGTGGAGTTGGTCCTCCGGTATCCCAGAATGCGTCAGTGTCCGCGCTGGTAAGCCGCGCATGCGCAATCGCTCGGTCTCTTTTGGACCCGCAGCTCTTCTGCTA encodes:
- the LOC113055573 gene encoding ATP-dependent 6-phosphofructokinase, liver type-like, yielding MYVDFEKLRMSGAGKAIAVLTSGGDAQGMNAAVRAVTRMGIYVGAKVYLIYEGYQGLVDGGDNIKLANWQSVTNIIQLGGTIIGSARCKAFTTREGRLSAAFHLLQRGITNLCVCGGDGSLTGANIFRSEWSDLLAELVKQGRITDALAQQHTHLNIVGLVGSIDNDFCGTDMTIGADSALHRIMEVIDAISTTAQSHQRTFVLEVMGRHCGYLAVVSALASGADWLFIPEAPPEDGWEDHMCARLGESRSKGSRLNIVIIAEGAIDKHGQLISSNYVKDLVVQRLGYDTRVTVLGHVQRGGTPSAFDRVLSSKMGVEAVVALLEATPETSACVIGLSGNHAMRLPLMECVNMTKEVQKAMNEKRFEEAIQLRGKSFENNWNTYKLLAHQKPAQSKSNHSMAILNVGAPAAGMNAAVRSAVRVGLAQGHRVYTVHDGFEGLAKDAVTEVHWHDVAGWTGQGGSLLGTKRTLPNSCMENIVANIGKYNIQSLLVIGGFEAYEGVLQLVEARGRYDELCIAMCVIPATISNNVPGTDFSLGADTAVNAAMESCDKIKQSASGTKRRVFIVETMGGYCGYLATTTGIAVGADAVYIYEEPFSIHELEMNVEHLTEKMKNDIQRGLVLRNEKCNNNYTTDFIHNLYSAEGKGIFDCRVNVLGHLQQGGVPTPFDRNFGTKMGVKSVLWLTEKMNNTYRQGRVFANAPDTACVIGMKKKVMSFSPVTELKAHTDFEHRMPKEQWWLNLRPMLKMLAKYQTNFNEYVTGEIEHVTRRSLSVETGF